Proteins found in one Coffea eugenioides isolate CCC68of chromosome 5, Ceug_1.0, whole genome shotgun sequence genomic segment:
- the LOC113771896 gene encoding uncharacterized protein LOC113771896, which yields MRLQTAADALRCKTFPMFLKGKARLWFQGLAPGSIRSFTELARQFAAQFVSSKTYSKNAAHLMAIKQKPDESLKNFMTRFNTESLQIRDKDEKVVMPAFMNGLRVQELYYKLAEQPPKNLEELLTRAHAAANAEEAARLKRESDRELGDRRGRGNPPETKDGQARKNVFDRLSKDKAPAQPPLPEKGYTPLTRPRAQILAVMEAEGLGGRPPKMGTPRNKRNQDRYCAFHRDVGHDTEGCWALQKEIEHLIQRGFLGRFVQPGRPDQERRRAYREERGEGYRRDGLERRDAARGHSPDQGTQNLVGVINTIAWGPTGGDSHTARKNR from the coding sequence ATGCGTCTGCAAACCGCCGCGGATGCACTCCGTTGCAAGACCTTCCCCATGTTTCTGAAGGGTAAGGCCCGGCTCTGGTTCCAGGGCCTGGCACCGGGGTCTATCCGGAGTTTCACCGAGCTGGCCAGACAGTTCGCCGCCCAGTTCGTCTCCTCGAAGACTTACTCGAAAAACGCGGCTCACCTGATGGCCATCAAGCAGAAGCCGGACGAGTCCCTGAAGAATTTCATGACTCGCTTCAACACAGAAAGCCTGCAGATCAGGGACAAGGATGAAAAGGTGGTCATGCCTGCCTTCATGAACGGGTTAAGGGTTCAGGAACTCTACTACAAGCTTGCCGAACAGCCCCCCAAAAATCTGGAAGAGCTCTTGACCCGGGCTCACGCCGCCGCCAACGCAGAGGAGGCCGCCCGCCTGAAGCGAGAGTCAGATCGGGAACTCGGGGATCGGAGAGGACGGGGAAACCCCCCTGAAACCAAGGACGGACAAGCCAGGAAGAACGTCTTCGATCGCCTCTCTAAGGATAAAGCCCCCGCTCAACCGCCACTCCCGGAAAAAGGGTATACACCCCTGACTCGGCCAAGGGCACAGATCCTGGCTGTGATGGAGGCAGAGGGTCTAGGAGGACGGCCGCCCAAGATGGGGACGCCCCGGAATAAAAGGAACCAGGACCGGTACTGTGCCTTCCACCGGGATGTAGGGCACGACACGGAGGGATGTTGGGCCTTGCAGAAGGAGATTGAACACCTAATCCAGCGTGGTTTCTTGGGGCGGTTTGTGCAGCCAGGTCGGCCGGACCAGGAGCGCAGACGTGCCTACCGCGAAGAGAGGGGTGAAGGCTACCGCCGAGACGGCCTTGAGCGGCGTGACGCGGCCCGAGGCCACTCCCCCGACCAGGGCACTCAGAACTTGGTAGGGGTTATAAACACCATAGCTTGGGGTCCTACGGGAGGAGACAGCCATACAGCCCGGAAGAACAGGTGA